A genome region from Akkermansiaceae bacterium includes the following:
- a CDS encoding glucose-6-phosphate dehydrogenase assembly protein OpcA: MAQTLMGSKGMDDYSELGKEVKVSEIDLELRKLWEQDEARTNASLMNLVVYTEKPGGLLENSRIISDLTRDNACRAILVEINRNEEASLRAWITAHCHLSHGQKSVCCEQIAFRLTGRVTGRFRNTVFSHLNSDLPLIFWWQGELSEVFTERLASVIDRLIVDSSGWGDVKGGFAKISEAAQSNAALVVQDLAWTRCWQYRVGIAGLFDDSVAQTILGDIGKIRILHNPSDRNTALQILAWLAVQAGWRISGKTHFETKNGQRIAVEVECSGNSAPIGLVELSSGATTVRVSREKGSTHLLREINCGDYHVSSLSPADPEAPADLVAQQLARGGKNSLFLKILPVFLELL; this comes from the coding sequence ATGGCGCAGACTTTAATGGGATCCAAAGGCATGGACGATTATTCAGAACTGGGCAAGGAGGTGAAAGTCTCCGAGATCGATCTCGAGCTGCGCAAGCTCTGGGAGCAGGACGAAGCCCGGACAAACGCGTCCCTGATGAACCTCGTGGTCTATACGGAAAAACCCGGTGGCCTTCTGGAGAACTCACGCATCATCAGCGACCTGACCCGCGACAACGCCTGCCGCGCCATCCTCGTGGAGATCAACCGCAACGAGGAGGCGTCCCTCCGCGCCTGGATCACCGCCCACTGCCACCTCTCCCACGGCCAGAAATCCGTTTGCTGCGAGCAGATCGCCTTCCGCCTCACCGGCCGCGTCACCGGCCGTTTCCGCAACACCGTCTTCTCCCACCTCAACTCCGACCTGCCCCTGATCTTCTGGTGGCAGGGGGAGCTTTCGGAAGTCTTCACCGAGCGCCTCGCCAGCGTCATCGACAGGCTCATCGTCGATAGCTCCGGCTGGGGCGACGTGAAGGGCGGATTCGCGAAAATTTCCGAAGCAGCCCAGTCGAATGCCGCCCTCGTCGTCCAGGATCTCGCCTGGACCCGTTGCTGGCAGTACCGAGTCGGCATAGCCGGACTCTTCGATGATTCGGTGGCTCAGACCATCCTCGGGGACATCGGGAAAATCCGTATCCTGCACAACCCCTCGGACCGCAACACCGCCCTCCAGATCCTGGCGTGGCTCGCCGTCCAGGCGGGGTGGAGAATTTCCGGGAAGACCCATTTCGAGACCAAGAACGGGCAGCGCATCGCCGTGGAAGTGGAATGCTCGGGAAACTCCGCCCCCATCGGCCTCGTCGAGCTCTCATCCGGTGCCACCACAGTCCGCGTCAGCCGCGAGAAAGGCTCAACCCACCTTCTCCGCGAGATCAATTGCGGCGACTACCACGTCAGCTCCCTCTCCCCCGCCGATCCGGAGGCACCCGCCGATCTCGTCGCCCAGCAGCTCGCACGCGGCGGAAAGAACTCGCTTTTCCTCAAGATCCTGCCGGTGTTCCTTGAGCTGCTTTGA